In Oryza sativa Japonica Group chromosome 1, ASM3414082v1, the genomic stretch cgcaattcaaatcacaattcacaaattcGTACGGACTAAAACAAGTTCcaattgcacaaatcacaatgccaaaagtccatcacatagtcctcacatagtccatcacatattccacacatcaaacaatgccaaaagtccatcacatattccacacatcaaacaatgccaaaagtccatcctatattccacacatgaaacaatgtcaaaagtccatcacatagtcctcacatagtccatcacattttATATCACATAGTGCACCACATATGTCATACTACCAATAAATAGATTAACTTCATACAAATCACTTCTTCCGTTGGCGTCGAATAGCTTGCGAGCCCGGAGTGTACCTACATTTGaaaatccaatgtttaaaacattttaaaaacaaaatgagggaaatcaaataacatttgagaatggtaagctcattttacctctttttcgctgcccgagtggatcgcaagttgtattgcgtgggttgcgtcccctgaggcgcgtcgggaagctgcgacatgtctatctcctcagcgtctggtgcgacgtagtcctcatcctcgtcgtcgtcgtcgtcatcgtcatcgctaggtggagccggcgccttcccctttcccctcccttgcggaatgcgtgacgacgacgagccaccaACTTCTTCACGCTCTTCTGTCCTGATGGAGTGTCGAGCGGTACTTGGACGCGCGGAgtgaggtagtggtggtggtagtctccgcggttggtacacgtcgtccaatccaaccgacttgcaacctaatcttgctgcaagtttccggcacctttgacgaactttctgcatttcaaaaaaaaaaagaagtttgttaggcataactcaagtaatgcaaagtgctaaataaattttacctcTAAAACATTGCGGAGTGTGTTCTCCGTGTCCTCACCACCCCTCGGAGCTTGGAGGGCATGCCCCATTTCATTCACACTCCTGAGGAGCTCTCTCGACTGAAAGCGTGAGAAGATATATGTTAGGGTCTAGGGTGCAAATGGAAATAACTTTGACAAATGCAAGAAAACTTACGACTCTGTCTCTAAGTGGGGCGTGCTCCATTTGATATCCAACTCTAGTCCGGATATCATAGGGATTCCGTCCCTCATCGAAGTCGCGGTCATCCTCTATGTCGGCTTCCGTCCAAGTAGGGCGGAGGAACAATCTATATGTCCTATGCAGCCAACGAAGGTACTCTGAGAAAAGATGATTTTGGTGTATAGTCTCGATGTACCTGTCGTTCCTTTCGGCTGTCCTCCATTCATCAATGTATCTATTATGCTCTAGCCCCCAGTCTTTCACCTTCTTTGTTCTCACCCTGTCATACCTAGACAAGTAGAAGGTGATGAAACAATAGTGAGCATCGACAAGGGTTAAATGGTACAAAATTGAACATTGACAATGAAAGCAAACAAAGATAAGAAATATTTACTTGTGTAATTCAACTCCAGTTGAGATGTCCTCAACCGGCCAGTCTTGTTTCTTCCCGAACTGTCGCATGACACGGTGCGGAAGGTGGTACTCAACTGCCCAGAAACAAATCAGAGCTGTCCGGCTTCCTCCCAAACACCTTCTCAAACGCACGACATTCCTCTAATGCTAACTTGTCATTATTAGTAAGTGGAGGGAATGGACGgtcatcatcagagtcttcaGCAAATTCAATATCATATTGCTCAACACTTGCCTCCTCGTCAACATCATTTCTATTGACTTCTACTGAGACAGAATCGTGACCACCACTCAATTCGACATCAAAGTAATCATCTGGATTCACATATTGGCCTGCTACTTCTGTCGGGTATTCAGGGTTGACTCCGTACGATGACCAATGAACACTCGCCGACAAATGTTCACTTAGATCAAGCCCCTCTTGTACTAACTCCCTTTTCATCTCCCTCGCTGCATCCACATCATCACTACCGCAATGTCTCTTTGATGGTCCTGCCTCCCATAAATCATTTCCAAGCAAaggtctcttcttctctccttccccctccaagtcttctcgtaccaactcagtcttacttgcaccccctccacgacgagaataatatgtcacaaaattcttctcaacgtaatgataagaaggagatttgtttagatccaaattttctaCGGTACGAACTAACTTTGATGCTAACACCTCTAGAGATCTAAACTGAGACTCTtt encodes the following:
- the LOC136355478 gene encoding uncharacterized protein, which gives rise to MRQFGKKQDWPVEDISTGVELHKYDRVRTKKVKDWGLEHNRYIDEWRTAERNDRYIETIHQNHLFSEYLRWLHRTYRLFLRPTWTEADIEDDRDFDEGRNPYDIRTRVGYQMEHAPLRDRVSRELLRSVNEMGHALQAPRGGEDTENTLRNVLEKVRQRCRKLAARLGCKSVGLDDVYQPRRLPPPLPHSARPSTARHSIRTEEREEVGGSSSSRIPQGRGKGKAPYSHDTGRSGGDSGAAAGRPRAQQRARAAATDGAVEEGVGGSAEEMGIGTGKEEMVVIAGERGHWRGRGKPRPGHGSGGGAAAAEGGYRRATSTNRTRTSVVDSLHKNSTTPAARDPDGRNEVLGVVAEIQERHSAPPPPYGRRRLSPAASVASPHTAPPPPPRASSLTSSSPGSTPVTSGTASMSV